Proteins found in one Passer domesticus isolate bPasDom1 chromosome 16, bPasDom1.hap1, whole genome shotgun sequence genomic segment:
- the EEF1A2 gene encoding elongation factor 1-alpha 2, whose product MGKEKTHINIVVIGHVDSGKSTTTGHLIYKCGGIDKRTIEKFEKEAAEMGKGSFKYAWVLDKLKAERERGITIDISLWKFETTKYYITIIDAPGHRDFIKNMITGTSQADCAVLIVAAGVGEFEAGISKNGQTREHALLAYTLGVKQLIVGINKMDSTEPPYSEKRYDEIVKEVSAYIKKIGYNPATVPFVPISGWHGDNMLEPSPNMPWFKGWKVERKEGNASGVSLLEALDTILPPTRPTDKPLRLPLQDVYKIGGIGTVPVGRVETGILRPGMVVTFAPVNITTEVKSVEMHHEALSEALPGDNVGFNVKNVSVKDIRRGNVCGDSKSDPPQEAAQFTSQVIILNHPGQISAGYSPVIDCHTAHIACKFAELKEKIDRRSGKKLEDNPKSLKSGDAAIVEMIPGKPMCVESFSQYPPLGRFAVRDMRQTVAVGVIKNVEKKSGGAGKVTKSAQKAQKAGK is encoded by the exons ATGGGGAAGGAGAAGACGCACATCAACATCGTCGTCATCGGGCATGTGGACTCTGGGAAATCCACCACCACCGGGCACCTCATCTACAAATGCGGGGGCATCGACAAACGGACCATTGAGAAATTTGAGAAGGAGGCTGCCGAG ATGGGGAAGGGGTCCTTCAAATACGCCTGGGTGCTGGACAAGCTGAAGGCCGAGCGCGAGCGTGGCATCACCATCGACATCTCGCTGTGGAAGTTTGAGACCACCAAGTACTACATCACCATCATTGACGCCCCTGGCCACAGGGACTTCATCAAGAACATGATCACCGGCACCTCCCAG GCTGACTGTGCTGTCCTGATCGTCGCTGCCGGTGTGGGTGAATTTGAAGCTGGCATCTCCAAGAACGGGCAGACCCGCGAGCACGCCCTGCTGGCTTACACCCTGGGGGTGAAGCAGCTCATCGTGGGCATCAACAAGATGGATTCCACAGAGCCCCCCTACAGCGAGAAACGCTACGACGAGATCGTCAAGGAGGTCAGCGCCTACATCAAGAAGATCGGCTAcaacccagccacagttcccttcgTGCCCATCTCGGGCTGGCATGGAGACAACATGCTGGAGCCCTCTCCCAAT ATGCCTTGGTTCAAAGGCTGGAAGGTGGAGCGCAAAGAAGGCAACGCCAGTGGGGTGTCCCTGTTGGAGGCCCTGGACACCATCCTGCCCCCGACCCGCCCCACAGACAAACCCCTGCGCCTGCCCCTCCAGGATGTCTACAAGATTGGAG GGATTGGCACAGTTCCCGTGGGCCGAGTGGAGACCGGAATCCTGCGGCCCGGCATGGTGGTCACCTTTGCCCCTGTGAACATCACCACTGAGGTGAAATCCGTGGAGATGCACCACGAGGCCCTGAGCGAGGCTCTGCCTGGTGATAACGTCGGCTTCAACGTGAAGAACGTCTCGGTGAAGGACATCCGCCGCGGCAACGTCTGCGGGGACAGCAAGTCGGACCCGCCGCAGGAGGCGGCGCAGTTCACGTCTCAG GTGATCATCCTGAACCACCCTGGCCAGATCAGTGCTGGCTACTCGCCCGTCATCGACTGCCACACCGCACATATCGCCTGCAAGTTCGCCGAGCTGAAGGAGAAGATCGACCGGCGCTCCGGCAAGAAGCTGGAGGACAACCCCAAGTCCCTGAAGTCGGGTGATGCAGCCATCGTGGAGATGATCCCTGGCAAGCCCATGTGTGTGGAGAGCTTCTCCCAGTACCCACCCCTTG GCCGCTTCGCTGTCCGTGACATGCGGCAGACCGTGGCCGTGGGCGTCATCAAGAACGTGGAGAAGAAGAGTGGTGGGGCTGGGAAAGTCACCAAGTCTGCCCAGAAGGCCCAGAAGGCTGGCAAATGA